Part of the Amphiura filiformis chromosome 9, Afil_fr2py, whole genome shotgun sequence genome is shown below.
ACTGctgtaaaagtagacatttttgcgtttgtaattttttgtgctttgccaatttttgggtgatttttgacCATTTCACATGTTAAAAAATTCACAATTCTACTGCCATATATTGAACTATACATAAAAGGAACATATTTGTGTGTTAGTATTTTTGGGGAGCTGCTTGTAGCACGAAAAAATGTGAAGATAAACATAGTgccaaaatttctactttttcagAAACTATATAATCTAATttccaatggcacagttcaataatgcacacttttttttaacatttaacaaTGTTTGCTCATTGGTTGTggaataaagtttaacacagtgcaacaagttaaactcaatttacccttgctaagaaatgggccaatccatgttattgtttaccgggtcagatgtcaatcattgtcatgcagataaatttgtattgtttggctcgaccgggaaccaatgggatttacCGCCATTTTCAGCATGGGTTTCAGGCGTGATTAGGTAGTGATTTATTcattgttggttttgtattggacacgacaacaacaaaaatcttcccacccaccgcgcctctgtgtggacatgtgagaaggaagtaaaatataattatgtgtgacagtaatgagataatgacctgtataaatacagatatattttatctactacatggtagtgtgtatagctaattaaagcatttaactgtctgtaagtttaaaagaaaaatcaagaattatggtccctgtagataaggagggaggaataaagagttgacgccgatcattaaaatgacatgtgacttgcaattaatttccctttctcagatcttcaaagatacaatgtacactgtttaattagatcatgtggTCAATATGTTGccacataaaatttatataattgttctgtatcaaccttttttagaatgatagttcaagagggaaagtaagtcgtcaaaactatatatatgtacaggaattgacaatcgtattgttacatacaggcacaggtgtcatcaaaaacagtaaagtagtcttttataaggtcaaagacttcacacagtaagcaaaagaaaataatgctgggttttgaattatcttttctgtatttatttattatgatatatgtatatgtcatagaatgctaacattaagacttgatcctttgtaacttcaggtagaccacctgttgaagagtctcaagaattccacttgggagcgtgggatctgtatgcaccagtaccgtaatttattgttgagtttccagccatgatatttgatgaatgttccacgggttcggggtcaaacgctcagaatttagcctcgggtggcggccacccgagtgcaagtttggatcacatttggtttagccaagatatttgatttaatgatccacgggttcgggTCAACGCTCAGAATTTGCCTcggtggcggccaccagagtgcaagtttggatcacatttgattttgctaaaacgagattttctgcgcctttggtcgttgtttcgctagagtcttgggttgggtaattaagctcgattagagaatctcctattatatatttggctataatacggctgagaatttgtttgtttgtttgtttgtttatttgttgtaggtactggtgcgggtcttaaacaaaagtcaataaatggttgtcgtgtctgattgccaacatgcatgcaaattttgcgtccgagtgttttcaatttctctgtcttagggtaataTTGAGTTTTTGTACCCTAGCTATTCAGAAGTCATTCTATAATGGATGCCCAATGGCAATCATATTGGGGTTTAACAACTTGACTggccagtgccagaagtgggtaagtgcaatagctgccctgtgaacatttgccaatttacacacagtagggcctatattaaactcatctacacatggcagctacacatggcagctattgcacttacccacttctggcactgagtagtcaaATTGTTTCCTGTCATGAGCGTGTATGAAATGTTAGTACATACAGAATCAACAGCAAATGACTTTCCAGGAAATTAAACTTTCTGTAGGATCACATTCTAAACTATTCATTGAAACTCAGTTGACATTTGTTCAAAAATagattaaaaaaatgatttgCAGCGGTTGTTATGATTTTCAGTGCAGCATCGTTTTCCGAGAAAAAAAAGTTACTTAAGTATCCAGAAAGTGGTATGAAATCTAATCTTGGTATAGGCGCTTggcttgtttttgttttcatggtTGGGAAATAGACTGTAGTTGAGTAGTATAGTTTAGACTACTTTAgtcatgttcacattttgagttacacccggagTAAACTTAtccctctgagcactacctgccgatctaacattacctctgattggtcaattatgtgatatcttcactttaatcaccaatcagaatggagctttgcaaataattcaccccaattttttgcatggtgaaattattttaacaatgtcgctaattggtccaattgaaaatgaaaacttctttttgaccaataggcaggtagttctcatagggttatgCCAACAGTGATAAAATTCTACAAATATTTTCCTACTCCTACCGCAAATCCACACCTATAGCCTATTCCTAGCACTACGCTGACCAGtaccaccaagcattcacttctggtgggcgtaaacatcggctaccacttgACCTTTTCCTTGTTTCCtagacctttttcaaccacgcaaAATGTAATTTCCTAGTTCCGACAAAGAAATTGTCAAACTTACACCGAGTGCCAAtcatagcagcattcacattgcAACATACGCCTGGCGGAGATTACACCTAGCTCGCTACTGGCAGCGCCtgccgctactcctagcaacttgttCCGACCAAGTTCCAGCAGGCGTATGTGTCATAATGTGAATACAGCTCAAATATGCCCATAGTACCATTTTTATCAAGATGAGGGAGGCATCTGTAGTTTATCCTCAAGAGTGGTGTCATTTATAAAATATGACAGGCAAAAACTGATTGCAAATAGGAAATGTGAGACATGTTTTCATAGATGGAGGTGTTCAAAACAAGTGCAAGAATTGATCCGATTTCCAAGAATGGGAAGGTGGATTTGGTTGATTGCACTTCATTATGAAGTGTCAGGAATAAAGCTAAAGATTGTTTCTAGGGGGAAAAGTCAAGTGTTGTTAATTCCTCTGATGTCAGATCTATGTGGTTGTACTCCTACACATAATTGATGCCCTTTTGAATGACATTTCGTGCCTCTCTCCGGGACATTTTGATATAGATtcacactcggcagtccacgctttataatgcgtgccggttcgaaattctgaaaattggtgaaagcgtgggggtttaaactttttgggtaaaaagcgtggactgatataaagcgtgggattaaaatataaagcgtgggattaaaataaaaagcgtggggcttcttccaacttacagtatatttttattgaatgataaaataatcatagttccaagaaaaatcaccaaaacttgcacactatgtcgcaagataaaattccatttgatgcaggctcgcGCTTGTTTACGTGAATCCAGTGCAATGTACCTCCCGAAGCGCTGCCAAAACACctacgtcatatgcaaatgtccgattttccatgacgtgttatttttctttacatttatCTTATATGAGTGGCGTCATtaacatgcataattgattgagcgaagcagcacggaagaagtaggatatagtcgctgaacacagcgtcgtcaagtttcatgacaagaacaacatttgaacaccataaaagtacagttattcattaaaatgcttattttacagtgcagtagtagtttttcacatataatttgcattgttcacgtaatgtatcaattaacttattggagagaaaaacatcggactcgcatacatgtgaaataggtgcagaattcggcgtacttgataCTTCGAACCAAATTGCGTGCGGCTTTGTCagtttacaaatagcggaaaaagcataaagtggtgggggtcaagaattttcagtataaagggtgcctcagtaaaaagcgtgggggtcagaaATTtacagtataaagggtgcctcaataaaaagggtgggggtaaaataaaaagggtgggagtcaaaccccactgccgagtatgagATTATCTTGTACAGAGTTATTAATACAGAGAAAGGGAGGGTATTATTTGCAGGATTTGTTTTTGgagtttcaggattttttttacaACACTGAGTGGCTGTTCACCCTCAAGGtttttttattactattattattattttgttatttttggagggtcggtaggtgaatccttaacaaatataaaatgtctttGATACTGTctaaatttaaggtttcttttaaaaaagtgattgaaaaagaaaaacctgacccaagatttctgattttttgggtcggtctttgagggcaaccaaacagtTTTTTAGCCTAAATATGAAACATTATTTCACATCCCATAATGGTGGCCTTAGATCATATTAAAAGTGGAATGTTTGTGCattaattttttgcactttgccaattttgagctGTTTCCATTGTTTGTAAAATTGCGATTCAAAGATTCCTTACAtggacctatacacaaaaggaataaactcaaccaataaagtatcgaaacgattatagatggtcagatatatcgggaaatgaaatatatagcaaaaacttatttaacgTATATAAAGCGTAGCTTTCtcttgcgcattttgatacctcttttgttgctctacgatatcatttggtcgagttatgggcgcttgagtggcttgaagtcggattttgaaagttgcacttggctcctattcaagccaaaagcgttcgtcgtgtacacacacacacccatgcACACCAAATCAAGACaaagatgtgctctgtttacttaaccatgaactttactttattttactccttcgacttccaacttcaatacttgctaccctttacttatctctgacttatctcatgaactctttctgctgacatcgcaatacttggtgtgcccaccatcacacacactcatttgaatttggcggacaaaagcaatggtcatttattggttacagtacaacgcatttggcttgaataggagcttagtgcaacttttaaaatctgacttgaagccactcaggcgcccataactcgactaaatgatatcgtagagcaactaacgaggtatcaaaatgcgcagggaGAAAGTTaagctttatatacattaaatacgtttttgctatatatttcagttcccgatatatctgaccatctataatcgtttcgatactttattggttgagtttattatTCATGCattgttaagctgaatttatactcgatcgccgagcgatgcgattaagcgcttttgaaaaagcgatttgtaatcgccgaattttgcgatgcatcgcccgtcgcttttgcatttatacttatcacggcgatagcaattgcagacgacaattaaaatattctaaatgccccaaaatacatttttaaaacatcagttgctgtcaataattattgctttgaattaattcatcatcaaaagttaaaaatcgagaaaggtgaattaattagcaaaataatagatccagttggttgtatatgattggttggcgcattcacgtgtcaagcgatatatcgctgggaagttgagatttcttcaacttgcaaaagcgacgtcgtttttgcctccgcgatttgaatcgattgatcggcttgacgctctggaaatgtaagtaaacattgagcatgcgtgaaaatcgcttttctgcaaaagcgattgagtataaattcagctttatgttGCGGTATGGTTGGAATGCATTAAGTGTGAAAATAAATCGGCGTGAAAATATCCAGTTGAACAATACACAATTGGAAGGCCACTCAGtggatactgtaaaagtggaaatttttgtgcaattaatttttcacactttgcccATTTTAAACTGTTTCCCGTGTTTATAAATTTCCTTACATAGACctaaacacaaaagcaatataTTCGCCCGTTGTTATTTttgcggtagcagcttggaatgcgaaatgcgcgaaaataaatgtagcatgaaaatttccactttctaCGGAACACAAACAGGAAGGAAGTAAATGCCCATGTAGTTTGGTCATTTATTTTCCACATGATATCAGGCTTGCAAAGTCATCCAATGTACAGGTATACATATATATATGTGGCTGGCTGCTGTGTTGAAACTTGTGTGTAAGTGTAACATACATTTAGATTTAATGTGAAATCAGCTGAAGGTAGGATACCGATACTCAATGCAATGGTAAGTTTTCTTTCACCATCATTAGTTGGATTGTGACAAAACATTGTAGGTGACACACGGGTACCAACCAATGAGGTGTCTGTAAaacggtattcatttgtacatgcGAGTTAAATTGAGAGTGTGTGACTTCTGCTCTAGCACTACTACTACATTCTTTCTCACTTTTCAGTgatgccagttttcaggcaattgcctgatttcctactttttgttactccaaatttCTTCACTTTTATTTATAGACCATTTTGAGGCTTCTTAGCCAAATTCATGCACTTTTCAGACTCTTCCTGTAAAGTCACTTTAGGCCACTGGCATCCATGTTTAAACGAGGCATTAACATTGGGCTTGCTATCCATCCAGACTCTCTGGGTGTAAGTCCACATCAAAGGGCCAAACACTGTCGCTAATATCGATCATAAATGCTTCAGGAGCATTACCATTGAAACTTCTGATTTGGAAAAACTTTTTATTTGTGCAAATTCTGttaaaaaataactttttgtccaaaagtggatttttttaatccaaagagACTATTTTGCACTAGGCCTACATGGCTAAAtttattatattacattattataTTAAGAAACCTAATATTTTATACTGTAGTGCTTTGAGCTACACACATGCATTATGCTGTTGTTTGGTTTCTTCTCCCAGATCTCttcccatattttgacataaaatttaaAGAATATAATAAGCTTTGTCAGcaatttgataacattttgaaattattatatttctGAATCTTACATTTATACTATAATGGCATACCATGTAACTGCACATGTCCGGGTGAACACGCTGCTGCAGGAAAACTCAGTTCCTCTGGACGGAGATGATACTAGGGTACAGAACTTTTTCTCAACTTGAAAATTGACATTGACATGTATATGGCCAGCATGCAAATTACATGTGTGTTGAATAATTTGAACCATGGCAAATACAACCAGGGATAGTGTGAGCTCCAACATTTAAAGGGTCTAATTGATTTTTTCCAGACCCCTTAAAAGGCCTGCAAAACCCAAAATTAGGGGTCCAATGTGAATTTTAATGGGTCCAAAGTTCTGAACTTTGAAAATGGTCAAATGCTGATTTAGAGTCCACAAAATCACTTGTCCACATAATATGTCAATTCAAAACTTCTTTATTGTATTAAcagttattttcataaaaattaaactGTGATGATAGCCGATCATAGGCTAGCCCTTTCTTCAAAACAGGATAAATTACGCAAAATTCTTGTTACTTGTAATTTAAGGGGTCTAAAACTGTCCAAAACATAAATGTAAAGGGTCCTAGGATACACAGACGTGCAAGAATACGACCCATGACTATAACCCTAATATCCTAATCGTGATCCTAATCCAAAATCTAACCCAAACCTAATCCTGATTCAAAAGTTACATCCAGAAATTAAACCAAATTTAGGTGCAAACTATTGCACATATATTACACAGAAAAAGAAGTGAACGATTTTAGTACTATTTGTTAAAAGAAACGAAAGGAGCAGGATGCTGAATACCATCAATGCtactaaaaatcattaaaatccacTCACCGAACATTGTTTTCTAAATTTGGTAAACAAGACAAGATACTGCGTCACTTTTCAGTATATAGAACTTTTACGTCACCGTATAAAGGGTGATTATGAAATGGCCATTTACCCAGAGGCTTTTAAGGGAGTTGTTAAGCTAACAGAGCAAAGCGTTATATATTTGCCTGGCTTGAATGCTTGCGTGCGGGGGTGTGGACAATTCCATTAAGGCTGCAGATCTCCATCACTAGCTGTATCATCTTTTTTACGGTTTGATACGCATCGCAATGTTTACACTGTCAGtgtaataatatatatttctGACTTTTTGTTCAAAATGAAATAAGTACTTGTGTATAAATAGTCGGTACCTATGTGTCCCTTATAGGTGTTACTGTGGATGTAATTTAATACCGATGACTTAGTTTATTGAAAATGTCACTTGCTGCAGAATTTTGTGGGTCGTTTCCTGAGAGGATATAATTTTTGCTTTGAAAAGGTTGCAAGAGTTGCAACAtctctttttttcatttcatgCATATGGTAACTTTGTTTAATCATGGTGTGCTATTATTTTAAGTTATAAATATCCCAACTGTTTCCACAAAGAAATTAACACTTCGTAAGAAACAGATTTTCAGTTAAATATTACATGCTCAattatatggctttaataaatactcatatgtgatgcgatcagtcggaactctgaaatattaaatttttagtttcatataggatagtaaaaaacattacaaagctgcattttgcagaaaacaccattgaatttgaacaaccagttccaaagatatgagcaattaaagagtttccaaacaagcttaccccccccccctcctgtaATAAccccaaattataaaaaatttcacattttgcacaaaatgtgttgattttggcATTTTGCCTCCCTCCctcaaattcactttgccccaccccatgcctcaccccccccccaaaataatcCTGGTGCCACCAATGTTAAAAAGGGTCTTTGAGTGACAATACTGGGCCTTTTTGGTGCCACTCTGCATATTCCATACTACATGTGCCCCATCCATGGATAATCCACACAACTTTGCTAATATTGAtcttttttctcatattttcaGAGGATGTGGTGCAAACCCAGCCTATGACAATACACCATCCTCAACAGGACCACTCCAATGTGTACAGTGATGAGCCGACTCTTTCAGCTCCCATCCACCCCAATGGTAACAACTTTGAAGATGGATATTTCGAACTGCGTGATGCCGTCACAGGAGATGTAATCACATCTACAAATGGTGGTCATAATTTAGCCAAAAGTCTTCCTATAAGTAGCATTAGCGGACGTGATTCGGGCGTGGCAACGTCGGACGAACCTCTTGACAGACAATCGTTTGACAGTTCTGGGAGCAGTTTACCGAGTGACTCtgctccccctcccccacccaaaAGCACTGTATCAAAAACAGCAGATAGAACAAGTCCGGTAGAGGAAACAAATGATATTTATGACACTCCGCCTGTGCATCAAAGGCATAGTTTTGCAAATGATTCAGGAGCAATATATGACTGTCCTCCAGCTTTAACGAGGAGGCCTAGTAAACCGATAAACGAGTCGGAAGAGTTGTACAAACAAGTTCCGGCTCCGCGACCGTCTGTGACATCATCGTCTTTAGATTTTCCGTTGTCGCCATTGAATAATGGATCGGTTTTTGAGCAAGAGATGGCGTCAGATATTTACGATGTGCCGCCAGTAAGTCGTGAGCTTCCAAGCCCAAGGCAGTCTGTGTATGATACACCACCTGTCAACTTTCAGAAGAACGAGGAGATGAGTCAATCAACAGACAATCTCgcaaaaactttccaaaatatctCATTTCGTAATTCCATGGGTACTAATTCCAATGCCAGCGAAAATTTTGATTTGTACGACATTCCCAGTTCTCCTACCAGTGTGAATGATTCAAATGCGTCATTCAACGATCAGGGTCCAATATCACCACCCATGGATATGGCGCCCCCACGTCCTCCCAAACCTACGCATATGCCCGCTTTGGATCCCACAACACCGCCTCCCAGTTTTGACGACACATACAACGTCCCGTTAAATTTCCTGGAGAACCAACAAATGAATGCAACTGATTTGCAAAACAGATTGTCGCAAGAAGTTCAGGGTCAAATTGGTGACACGCCACCATCGTGGAACCACAGTGGTCACACATGGATGGATAATAAAGTCAAGCCACGATACATCAATACAAAGAGAACTGAAGCACAAAGCGCAAGCGGTATGCCCGTTAACCGAATGCGTGCCAGCTTGGATGGCCAAATCCCAGCCCCCGATCCGAACAGTTATGTGAACGTCCGAAACGAACGTTACGTGTTCTCACCCCAGTCATGCTATCTACCCATGCAAGGcaacagtagtagtagtagtaataacaCTTTTGAATTCAGTGAGGAACCATACATGGCCATGGAAGGGCCATTGATGGCACAGCGATTCCTATACCTTCATGCAGTCACCATCAGCTGCCAGCGATATACCGCCACCTATCGGACCACGATCATTGTCTGTATCATCACGTAATTCACAAGGGGAATTACCCCCTCCAGTTCCAAGATCGTTGTCAACATCCTCAAGGAACTCTCTAGGAGAGGTTCCTCCCCCAATCAACAGATACTCCAAACCAGATAGGAGAAGTACCAGTACTTTATCAAGTAAGTCAACCATGagatacagtgcgcaaaagaattaaggtaccagttatgttcacccctgtatatcctaaacaaagacaaatatgtcaaaattaaaacaagcagccaatacctgtactctttagctctgatttaagacctcgtattttgaattggttgagaattaaagaaacgttgatctaaaacctaatgaaggacaaaagtttcactttatgttctaatcaatgaaagcatgatgctagttttaatgtgctaatcaattgAACACATGGCTCTAGTTCTTTTGTTAAAGGatgttttgtgtacaaatcaatagggcatgcaatggagcaaactgcttctttgaatttgcatcttccttgggtttttggatcagtGTGTCTTTatatcttgaacaatttcaatgagtgaggtcttaaatctgggctaaaagatgcagttattggctgctgggtccaattatgacatatgtctttgttaaggatatacatgggtgaacataactggtaccttaattattttgcgacTGTACATTGCCAGGTTCGATGCCAGTATGTTTGGCCAGGGCTTGAATTTACCACCTGTACGTTTGCAAAATCCAGCCTGTAAATGCCTCGGGCAAGCTGTAAGGagactgtcattttcttcggaaggggggggggtgtcatgaatatactggggggggtcAGACAATTTTTCGACCAAAtatagggggggttataatttttaacacccaaaataggggggttatagcattattaagggctggtgactcaaaaattTTGCGCGCTGCGCAACAATTCTTTTAATTCAAGAATCAAAATGGGCGTACAATCGTTCTTTATATAATGCAAAATTGTTGCTTCTTTACACACACAATCAAATTTTAAtgcactccacacactttctttgctctaaagttttggtgcgctcctcgcctttgtttCCCTGTTTATCACCCTCTTTGGCTAGCGAATGCAGTTGTTCTGGTAGGGTCCATTTGTGACTTCtctttattccgaagggtcgctagtccgtctctagtctgaagggtcgctagtccaaaaaCCAAATGAAGTTCGCTAAtctgaaggttctctagtccgaatatagaattaGGGTCAAAATTatttattcggactagcgaaccattggactagagaacctgatattcggactagcgatttttttttcagaattcggtCTAGCGAATGATAAATTAAGTGTTCGTActaggagccttcggactagggaaccttcggactagagagttgtcaccgggTCAATTTGGGACCAGGATATGGgaacc
Proteins encoded:
- the LOC140160883 gene encoding LOW QUALITY PROTEIN: uncharacterized protein (The sequence of the model RefSeq protein was modified relative to this genomic sequence to represent the inferred CDS: deleted 1 base in 1 codon), with the translated sequence MDEVICEGFLTKSPPERKINRARWHQRWFVLRRLQGAYLLQYFKDRNSVNPKGTIDLNYCEQVDQGLTFETKKFHDKAFIFDIVTPKRKYFLVARSEEDMIRWVRSICEVCGFHLDGAEQNEEDVVQTQPMTIHHPQQDHSNVYSDEPTLSAPIHPNGNNFEDGYFELRDAVTGDVITSTNGGHNLAKSLPISSISGRDSGVATSDEPLDRQSFDSSGSSLPSDSAPPPPPKSTVSKTADRTSPVEETNDIYDTPPVHQRHSFANDSGAIYDCPPALTRRPSKPINESEELYKQVPAPRPSVTSSSLDFPLSPLNNGSVFEQEMASDIYDVPPVSRELPSPRQSVYDTPPVNFQKNEEMSQSTDNLAKTFQNISFRNSMGTNSNASENFDLYDIPSSPTSVNDSNASFNDQGPISPPMDMAPPRPPKPTHMPALDPTTPPPSFDDTYNVPLNFLENQQMNATDLQNRLSQEVQGQIGDTPPSWNHSGHTWMDNKVKPRYINTKRTEAQSASGMPVNRMRASLDGQIPAPDPNSYVNVRNERYVFSPQSCYLPMQGNSSSSSNNTFEFSEEPYMAMEGPLMAQRFLYLHAVTISCQRYTATYRTTIIVCIITNSQGELPPPVPRSLSTSSRNSLGEVPPPINRYSKPDRRSTSTLSSSSLSRSPDLAAVTGAGSFYATPDDALEIVASPRTQSFSKRGMIPPPKPESLLQDSFRRRTNTGGSSTSSSGESGIGQAQEAHYVTPTDGLRQPTMTDEVYVYKDPPPLTPKLEKAQAAALQAQAAAQAPKDPPTFEAIASANIPPPAAEDVAADKIEYLELDHAKNEESAPPRPPKPISSTTVEYFDLDAQKTKALQDVTAERQKESYNKAT